The following coding sequences are from one Kallotenue papyrolyticum window:
- a CDS encoding SPW repeat protein has translation MAGTTLGGRNWAQRYGVGRMLSALVVVFGIWQIVAPYLLNFAAEQVAMRNAIVCGALLVIFGGLGFYGLGHWQTTTLRVLHGLAALTGLWLFLSPFVLNYQDVRAAFWNAIVVGALSLIAAGIAAGKFDQSSATA, from the coding sequence ATGGCTGGCACAACCCTGGGTGGCCGCAACTGGGCGCAACGCTATGGCGTGGGGCGCATGCTGAGCGCACTGGTTGTTGTGTTCGGTATCTGGCAGATTGTCGCGCCCTACCTGCTGAACTTCGCGGCTGAGCAGGTGGCCATGCGCAACGCGATCGTGTGCGGCGCGCTGCTGGTGATCTTTGGCGGTCTGGGCTTCTATGGCCTGGGCCATTGGCAGACAACTACGCTGCGCGTCCTGCATGGCCTGGCGGCCCTGACCGGTTTGTGGCTGTTCCTGTCGCCGTTCGTTCTGAATTACCAGGACGTGAGGGCTGCGTTCTGGAACGCGATCGTGGTTGGCGCGCTGAGCCTGATCGCCGCGGGTATCGCCGCCGGTAAGTTCGACCAGTCATCGGCGACAGCCTAA
- a CDS encoding glycosyltransferase family 4 protein, producing MRIAIVAPVFESVPPKLYGGTERVVHALTEQLVQRGHDVTLFASGDSQTSAHLEPIWPCASRLDPTAVDPLAAQIAALETVTQRAAEFDIIHSHVDYHTFAFARRSATPIVTTLHGRLDIPELQAIYRVYGDLPVVSISNSQREPLRNLAVNWVATVYNGICIDHFTPSERPGDYLVFLGRIAPEKRPDRAVAIAKAVGMPLKVAAKVDKVDREYYEEQIRPLFNDPLVEYIGEVNEREKAELLRGAYALLFPIDWREPFGLVMAEAMAAGTPVVAMRGGSVDEVIVHGETGFICDSVEEMIAAVPRVAELDRRRCREHVEHNFSAEVMAARYEEVYELLMVQHSFSALVRPTRRARLE from the coding sequence ATGCGTATCGCGATTGTCGCGCCCGTGTTTGAGAGCGTACCGCCGAAGCTCTACGGCGGCACCGAACGTGTGGTACATGCGTTGACCGAGCAGTTGGTGCAGCGCGGCCACGACGTGACGCTGTTCGCCAGTGGCGATTCCCAAACATCGGCGCACCTGGAGCCGATCTGGCCCTGCGCCAGCCGCCTCGATCCGACAGCCGTCGATCCGCTGGCCGCCCAGATCGCGGCGCTGGAAACCGTGACGCAGCGCGCCGCTGAGTTCGATATCATCCATTCGCATGTGGACTACCACACCTTCGCTTTTGCGCGGCGCAGCGCGACGCCAATCGTCACCACGCTGCACGGGCGGCTGGATATTCCGGAGTTGCAGGCGATCTACCGCGTCTATGGCGACCTGCCCGTGGTCAGCATCAGCAACTCACAACGCGAGCCGCTGCGCAACCTGGCGGTCAACTGGGTCGCCACCGTGTACAACGGCATCTGCATCGATCATTTCACGCCCAGCGAACGTCCCGGCGACTATCTGGTCTTTCTGGGCCGCATCGCCCCCGAAAAGCGGCCCGATCGTGCCGTGGCGATCGCCAAAGCGGTGGGCATGCCGCTCAAAGTCGCCGCCAAGGTTGACAAGGTCGATCGCGAGTACTACGAAGAACAGATCAGGCCGCTCTTCAACGATCCGCTGGTCGAATACATCGGCGAGGTCAACGAGCGAGAGAAGGCCGAGCTGCTGCGGGGCGCCTACGCCCTGCTCTTCCCGATCGACTGGCGCGAGCCCTTCGGGCTGGTGATGGCCGAGGCTATGGCCGCGGGCACACCGGTGGTGGCCATGCGTGGCGGATCGGTGGACGAGGTGATCGTGCACGGCGAGACCGGCTTCATCTGCGACAGCGTCGAGGAGATGATCGCCGCCGTACCGCGCGTCGCCGAGCTGGACCGCCGCCGCTGCCGCGAGCATGTCGAGCACAACTTCAGCGCCGAGGTGATGGCCGCGCGCTACGAAGAGGTCTATGAGCTGCTGATGGTGCAGCACAGCTTCTCGGCGCTGGTGCGTCCGACGCGCCGCGCGCGTCTGGAGTGA